Proteins from one Camelina sativa cultivar DH55 chromosome 8, Cs, whole genome shotgun sequence genomic window:
- the LOC104709511 gene encoding uncharacterized protein LOC104709511: MAKPALAVPTKIKDSTRFYPYFKLILCFYFPYDCIGAIDGTHIPAMITGQDSSSYHNRKGQLSQNVLAACNFDLEFTYVLSGWEGSAHNAKVLNDALTRNTNKLIVREEGTDADERVDDGNNEEEQLHGTQNQQRVHANNWRATIAENMWTNAINMGS; encoded by the exons ATGGCTAAACCTGCGCTTGCAGTGccgacaaaaataaaagatagcACACGATTTTATCCTTATTTTAAG CTAATTTTGTGTTTCTATTTTCCTTATGATTGTATAGGGGCTATTGATGGAACTCATATCCCCGCAATGATAACAGGCCAAGACTCGTCTAGCTACCATAATCGAAAAGGACAATTATCGCAAAATGTGTTAGCTGcatgtaattttgatttagaatttacATATGTTCTTAGCGGTTGGGAAGGTTCAGCTCACAACGCAAAGGTACTAAACGATGCTTTAACTAGAaacaccaacaaattaatagTTCGAGAAG AAGGAACTGACGCTGATGAAAGAGTTGATGATGGGaataatgaagaagaacaacTTCATGGTACTCAAAACCAACAAAGAGTGCATGCTAATAACTGGAGAGCAACTATAGCGGAAAACATGTGGACAAATGCTATAAATATGGGATCATGA
- the LOC104707132 gene encoding serine/threonine protein phosphatase 2A regulatory subunit B''beta-like, with protein sequence MLIMDTTTQIFKILKQKDQSYIVKDDFKPLLKELLATHPGLEFLQTTPEFQERYAETVTYRIFYYINRSGNGRLTFRELRRGNLIDAMRHADEEEDINKVLRYFSYEHFYVIYCKFWELDTDHDFLIDKENLMRYGNHALTYRIVDRIFSQVARKFTSKVEGKMGYEDFVYFILAEEDKSSEPSLEFWFKCIDLDANEIITRNEMQFFYEEQLHRMECMAQEAVLFEDILCQMIDMIGPENESHITLHDLKGSKLSGNVFNILFNLNKFMAFETRDPFLIRQERENPTLTEWDRFAHREYIRLSMEEDVEDASNGSAEVWDESSLEAPF encoded by the exons ATGTTGATAATGGATACAACGACCCAAATCTTCAAGATATTAAAGCAGAAAGATCAGAGCTACATTGTCaag GATGATTTCAAACCACTACTTAAAGAACTGTTGGCGACACATCCTGGGCTAGAGTTCTTGCAAACCACACCTGAATTCCAGGAAAGATATG CTGAAACCGTCACCTACCGAATATTTTACTACATAAATAGATCTGGGAATGGTCGACTTACATTTAGGGAGCTTAGACGGGGAAACTTAATTGATGCAATGCGACAtgctgacgaagaagaagatatcaacaAAGTGTTGAG ATACTTCTCATATGAGCATTTCTATGTCATATACTGCAAGTTCTGGGAGCTGGATACAGATCACGATTTCctgattgacaaagaaaatcTTATGAGATATGGAAACCACGCACTTACTTACCGGATTGTCGACAGAATATTCTCCCAG GTTGCTAGGAAGTTCACTAGCAAAGTTGAAGGGAAGATGGGGTATGAGGACTTTGTGTATTTCATACttgcagaagaagataaatCGTCAGAGCCTAGCCTAGAATTTTG GTTTAAGTGCATAGACTTGGATGCAAATGAGATTATTACGCGAAATGAGATGCAATTCTTTTATGAAGAGCAGTTGCATCGAATGGAGTGCATGGCGCAAGAAGCTGTTCTTTTTGAGGATATTTTATGTCAGATGATTGATATGATCGGACCAGAG AACGAAAGCCATATAACGCTGCATGACCTGAAGGGCTCAAAGCTCTCTGGAAATGTCTTCAACATCCTTTTTAATCTCAACAAATTTATGGCATTTGAAACACGGGATCCGTTCCTCATACGTCAG GAGCGTGAGAACCCTACATTGACTGAGTGGGACCGTTTTGCACATAGAGAATATATTAGGCTTTCTATGGAAGAAGACGTTGAAGATGCATCCAATGGAAGTGCTGAGGTTTGGGATGAGTCGTCACTGGAGGCTCCCTTCTGA